The Triticum aestivum cultivar Chinese Spring chromosome 7B, IWGSC CS RefSeq v2.1, whole genome shotgun sequence genome window below encodes:
- the LOC123161031 gene encoding chloroplastic group IIA intron splicing facilitator CRS1, chloroplastic isoform X2 codes for MAPPPLPLFSPSPKQPPPPPWLHGPKPPATVTPPHPAEAPPSSKPQRQRETSSSANPLSAGVPGGRTRRAVLGIIRRVRSLELSDPSTPRPRPSTRGSVPLFDLPVEEGRGAEAGGDGKGRPVPWSAARDEGLKAALRRKKKARQPTPAERLLDPAELERLRRAARGVADGWVRAKKAGVTDEVVEDVRGLWSGGRELAAVRVVEPLRRCMDRAREILEIKSGGLVVWTKGDVHFVYRGSDYLENTKHRHKSVADIQRVPPEECTAPEPQWKHGSNTEPSKNHNGDAHGVFREIDPSLGVHAYEEPLEGTLYEREVNRLLDSLGPRFVDWWWNTPLPVDADLLPEVVPGFKTPFRQCPPGVRPTLADEELTYLRKLARPLPTHFALGRNTRLQGLAAAVLKLWEKSLIAKIAVKVGIQNTNNEQIAWNLKHLTGGTIILRNKDFIILYRGKGFLPGGVKRSVIEQEARVDAQQVNEEEARLTVMDSLQMFAGLPSEETSAGTFREYLDFQLNHVHEITENNLGMVELEAEKHRLEKELKDQQRRLSILTKKIERSNEALAKLHSSWNPSGQSADKELLTEEERMIFRKIGLKMDEHVLLGRRGIFDGVIEEIHQHWKHKEIVKVITKQNQAYQITYTSMLLEVETGGMLIATQKLTNSHAIILYRGKNYHRPTKSSPSNLLTKREALRRSVEVQRRGSMKYYVWERQKSIEDLQWRLANVIRKIRELTI; via the exons ATGGCGCCACCTCCGCTCCCCCTCTTCTCCCCGTCCCcgaagcagccgccgccgccgccgtggctcCACGGCCCGAAACCCCCCGCCACAGTGACCCCTCCACACCCTGCAGAGGCCCCTCCGAGTTCGAAGCCGCAGCGGCAAAGAGAAACCAGCTCCTCCGCCAACCCCCTCAGCGCCGGCGTGCCCGGCGGCCGCACCCGCCGCGCCGTGCTCGGCATCATCCGCCGGGTCCGCTCCCTGGAGCTGTCCGACCCCTCAACTCCGAGGCCCAGACCCAGCACCCGCGGCAGCGTCCCCTTGTTCGACCTCCCGGTCGAGGAAGGCCGGGGAGCGGAGGCGGGGGGAGACGGGAAGGGGAGGCCGGTCCCGTGGTCCGCGGCGAGGGACGAGGGCCTCAAGGCCGCGCTGCGGCGGAAGAAGAAGGCGCGGCAGCCCACCCCCGCGGAGCGGCTGTTGGACCCCGCCGAGCTGGAGCGgctgcggcgggcggcgcgcggggTGGCGGACGGGTGGGTGCGGGCCAAGAAGGCCGGGGTGACGGACGAGGTGGTGGAGGACGTGCGCGGGCTCTGGTCCGGcggccgggagctcgccgccgTCCGGGTCGTCGAGCCGCTCCGGCGGTGCATGGACAGAGCGAGGGAGATCCTTGAG ATAAAATCAGGAGGTTTAGTTGTTTGGACAAAAGGAGACGTTCATTTTGTGTACAGAGGAAGTGATTATCTAGAAAACACAAAACATCGTCACAAGTCCGTAGCTGATATTCAGAGAGTTCCCCCTGAAGAATGTACTGCGCCTGAGCCCCAATGGAAACACGGAAGCAACACCGAGCCTTCAAAAAATCATAATGGTGATGCTCATGGTGTTTTCCGAGAGATTGATCCAAGCCTTGGTGTTCACGCATATGAAGAGCCTCTCGAAGGAACACTCTATGAGAGAGAAGTAAACAGACTGTTGGACAGCTTGGGCCCTCGGTTTGTAGATTGGTGGTGGAACACGCCATTGCCTGTGGATGCTGATCTCCTTCCAGAAGTTGTTCCAGGCTTCAAAACTCCATTTAGACAGTGCCCTCCTGGTGTGAGACCGACGCTAGCAGATGAGGAGCTGACATACCTGCGCAAGCTTGCACGTCCCTTGCCGACACATTTTGCTCTAG GTAGAAATACAAGACTACAAGGTTTGGCAGCTGCTGTGCTAAAGCTTTGGGAAAAGAGCCTTATAGCGAAGATTGCAGTGAAAGTGGGTATCCAGAATACCAATAATGAGCAAATCGCATGGAATCTTAAG CATCTTACTGGAGGAACTATCATATTGAGAAACAAAGATTTCATTATTCTATATAGAGGCAAGGGTTTTCTTCCAGGTGGAGTTAAACGATCTGTTATTGAGCAAGAGGCTCGGGTAGATGCCCAGCAGGTGAATGAAGAAGAAGCCCGATTAACGGTGATGGACTCGCTTCAGATGTTTGCTGGTTTACCATCTGAGGAAACTTCTGCGGGAACTTTCAGAGAATATCTGGATTTCCAGCTTAACCATGTGCATGAAATAACTGAAAACAACTTGGGCATGGTAGAACTAGAGGCCGAGAAGCATAGACTCGAGAAGGAGCTGAAAGACCAGCAACGGAGACTTTCCATT CTTACGAAGAAGATTGAAAGATCCAACGAAGCGCTGGCGAAGCTTCATAGTTCTTGGAACCCTTCAGGGCAATCTGCAGATAAAGAACTTTTGACAGAGGAGGAAAGAATGATATTCCGAAAAATTGGCCTAAAAATGGATGAGCATGTGCTCCTTG GAAGACGTGGTATCTTTGACGGTGTAATTGAAGAGATTCATCAACACTGGAAACATAAAGAGATTGTGAAAGTAATTACCAAGCAGAATCAAGCTTACCAAATAACATACACATCAATGCTGCTTGAGGTTGAGACAGGAGGAATGCTAATAGCAACACAGAAGCTCACAAATAGCCATGCCATAATACTTTACCGTGGAAAGAATTATCATCGCCCAACAAAATCATCACCAAGtaatctcctgacaaagagagaggcATTACGAAGATCAGTTGAGGTTCAACGACGAGGG TCAATGAAATACTACGTTTGGGAGAGACAAAAGTCTATTGAGGATTTGCAATGGAGACTG GCAAATGTGATAAGGAAAATCAGGGAACTAACCATATGA
- the LOC123161031 gene encoding chloroplastic group IIA intron splicing facilitator CRS1, chloroplastic isoform X1, with amino-acid sequence MAPPPLPLFSPSPKQPPPPPWLHGPKPPATVTPPHPAEAPPSSKPQRQRETSSSANPLSAGVPGGRTRRAVLGIIRRVRSLELSDPSTPRPRPSTRGSVPLFDLPVEEGRGAEAGGDGKGRPVPWSAARDEGLKAALRRKKKARQPTPAERLLDPAELERLRRAARGVADGWVRAKKAGVTDEVVEDVRGLWSGGRELAAVRVVEPLRRCMDRAREILEIKSGGLVVWTKGDVHFVYRGSDYLENTKHRHKSVADIQRVPPEECTAPEPQWKHGSNTEPSKNHNGDAHGVFREIDPSLGVHAYEEPLEGTLYEREVNRLLDSLGPRFVDWWWNTPLPVDADLLPEVVPGFKTPFRQCPPGVRPTLADEELTYLRKLARPLPTHFALGRNTRLQGLAAAVLKLWEKSLIAKIAVKVGIQNTNNEQIAWNLKHLTGGTIILRNKDFIILYRGKGFLPGGVKRSVIEQEARVDAQQVNEEEARLTVMDSLQMFAGLPSEETSAGTFREYLDFQLNHVHEITENNLGMVELEAEKHRLEKELKDQQRRLSILTKKIERSNEALAKLHSSWNPSGQSADKELLTEEERMIFRKIGLKMDEHVLLGRRGIFDGVIEEIHQHWKHKEIVKVITKQNQAYQITYTSMLLEVETGGMLIATQKLTNSHAIILYRGKNYHRPTKSSPSNLLTKREALRRSVEVQRRGSMKYYVWERQKSIEDLQWRLANVTTKIRKLTA; translated from the exons ATGGCGCCACCTCCGCTCCCCCTCTTCTCCCCGTCCCcgaagcagccgccgccgccgccgtggctcCACGGCCCGAAACCCCCCGCCACAGTGACCCCTCCACACCCTGCAGAGGCCCCTCCGAGTTCGAAGCCGCAGCGGCAAAGAGAAACCAGCTCCTCCGCCAACCCCCTCAGCGCCGGCGTGCCCGGCGGCCGCACCCGCCGCGCCGTGCTCGGCATCATCCGCCGGGTCCGCTCCCTGGAGCTGTCCGACCCCTCAACTCCGAGGCCCAGACCCAGCACCCGCGGCAGCGTCCCCTTGTTCGACCTCCCGGTCGAGGAAGGCCGGGGAGCGGAGGCGGGGGGAGACGGGAAGGGGAGGCCGGTCCCGTGGTCCGCGGCGAGGGACGAGGGCCTCAAGGCCGCGCTGCGGCGGAAGAAGAAGGCGCGGCAGCCCACCCCCGCGGAGCGGCTGTTGGACCCCGCCGAGCTGGAGCGgctgcggcgggcggcgcgcggggTGGCGGACGGGTGGGTGCGGGCCAAGAAGGCCGGGGTGACGGACGAGGTGGTGGAGGACGTGCGCGGGCTCTGGTCCGGcggccgggagctcgccgccgTCCGGGTCGTCGAGCCGCTCCGGCGGTGCATGGACAGAGCGAGGGAGATCCTTGAG ATAAAATCAGGAGGTTTAGTTGTTTGGACAAAAGGAGACGTTCATTTTGTGTACAGAGGAAGTGATTATCTAGAAAACACAAAACATCGTCACAAGTCCGTAGCTGATATTCAGAGAGTTCCCCCTGAAGAATGTACTGCGCCTGAGCCCCAATGGAAACACGGAAGCAACACCGAGCCTTCAAAAAATCATAATGGTGATGCTCATGGTGTTTTCCGAGAGATTGATCCAAGCCTTGGTGTTCACGCATATGAAGAGCCTCTCGAAGGAACACTCTATGAGAGAGAAGTAAACAGACTGTTGGACAGCTTGGGCCCTCGGTTTGTAGATTGGTGGTGGAACACGCCATTGCCTGTGGATGCTGATCTCCTTCCAGAAGTTGTTCCAGGCTTCAAAACTCCATTTAGACAGTGCCCTCCTGGTGTGAGACCGACGCTAGCAGATGAGGAGCTGACATACCTGCGCAAGCTTGCACGTCCCTTGCCGACACATTTTGCTCTAG GTAGAAATACAAGACTACAAGGTTTGGCAGCTGCTGTGCTAAAGCTTTGGGAAAAGAGCCTTATAGCGAAGATTGCAGTGAAAGTGGGTATCCAGAATACCAATAATGAGCAAATCGCATGGAATCTTAAG CATCTTACTGGAGGAACTATCATATTGAGAAACAAAGATTTCATTATTCTATATAGAGGCAAGGGTTTTCTTCCAGGTGGAGTTAAACGATCTGTTATTGAGCAAGAGGCTCGGGTAGATGCCCAGCAGGTGAATGAAGAAGAAGCCCGATTAACGGTGATGGACTCGCTTCAGATGTTTGCTGGTTTACCATCTGAGGAAACTTCTGCGGGAACTTTCAGAGAATATCTGGATTTCCAGCTTAACCATGTGCATGAAATAACTGAAAACAACTTGGGCATGGTAGAACTAGAGGCCGAGAAGCATAGACTCGAGAAGGAGCTGAAAGACCAGCAACGGAGACTTTCCATT CTTACGAAGAAGATTGAAAGATCCAACGAAGCGCTGGCGAAGCTTCATAGTTCTTGGAACCCTTCAGGGCAATCTGCAGATAAAGAACTTTTGACAGAGGAGGAAAGAATGATATTCCGAAAAATTGGCCTAAAAATGGATGAGCATGTGCTCCTTG GAAGACGTGGTATCTTTGACGGTGTAATTGAAGAGATTCATCAACACTGGAAACATAAAGAGATTGTGAAAGTAATTACCAAGCAGAATCAAGCTTACCAAATAACATACACATCAATGCTGCTTGAGGTTGAGACAGGAGGAATGCTAATAGCAACACAGAAGCTCACAAATAGCCATGCCATAATACTTTACCGTGGAAAGAATTATCATCGCCCAACAAAATCATCACCAAGtaatctcctgacaaagagagaggcATTACGAAGATCAGTTGAGGTTCAACGACGAGGG TCAATGAAATACTACGTTTGGGAGAGACAAAAGTCTATTGAGGATTTGCAATGGAGACTG GCAAATGTGACAACGAAAATCAGGAAACTAACCGCATGA